A genomic stretch from Candidatus Fusobacterium pullicola includes:
- a CDS encoding PTS sugar transporter subunit IIA, giving the protein MEKILSEENIFLEIEAKTKDELLELLAEKLNKAGKLINKSTFIKDIYIRENEGITGIENGLALPHGKSEGVKETTIVVAKLKKAIEWETLDNSKVDLVVLFAVRLEDKNELHLKLLAKIAGNLSEEENINRIKEINDKKEIIKILEKEW; this is encoded by the coding sequence ATGGAAAAGATTCTAAGTGAAGAAAATATTTTTTTAGAAATTGAAGCTAAAACAAAAGATGAGTTGCTAGAGTTACTTGCTGAAAAGTTAAACAAAGCAGGAAAATTGATAAACAAATCAACCTTTATCAAAGATATATATATTAGAGAGAATGAAGGTATTACAGGAATTGAAAATGGATTAGCATTACCACATGGTAAATCAGAAGGAGTAAAAGAAACAACTATTGTAGTAGCAAAATTGAAAAAAGCAATTGAATGGGAAACTTTAGATAATTCAAAAGTTGATCTAGTTGTTTTATTTGCTGTTAGGTTAGAAGATAAAAATGAATTGCATTTAAAATTATTGGCTAAAATAGCTGGAAATTTATCAGAAGAAGAAAATATAAATAGGATAAAAGAAATAAATGATAAAAAAGAAATTATAAAAATTTTAGAAAAGGAGTGGTAA
- a CDS encoding fructose PTS transporter subunit IIB — protein MKIVGVCACTAGLAHTFMAQKKLLSVGKERGHLVSIETQGSMGVENELSPEEIKNADFVILATDIKIGTERFKGKKVIKIPTNVAIKGTVKLYEKLEENIDK, from the coding sequence ATGAAAATTGTTGGAGTTTGTGCATGTACAGCTGGATTAGCTCATACTTTTATGGCTCAAAAGAAATTATTAAGCGTTGGTAAAGAAAGGGGACATCTTGTTAGTATTGAAACCCAAGGATCAATGGGGGTTGAGAATGAACTTTCTCCAGAAGAAATAAAAAATGCTGATTTTGTAATATTAGCTACAGATATAAAAATTGGTACTGAGAGATTTAAAGGTAAGAAAGTTATAAAAATTCCTACTAATGTAGCAATAAAAGGAACAGTAAAGTTATATGAAAAATTGGAGGAAAATATAGATAAGTAA
- a CDS encoding PRD domain-containing protein, which produces MSLNKKHFELLLSLEKLNTLNDLSIFLNTSERNIRYQIEELNFELKNEYQILINKQNISWNGIHIPLEIVFNDINKIYYSFSTNERIALFILFSLIFKENINIALFSKKLEVSKPTLKTDIKLLQSILKENKIYLLQNENLEYYFKYTDIDFIFFMVSFLNKYIIFKNGKFKPRKKSFFYSYFFEYLNPNKIFKINSTSLMNIRDNVYTSDEAFNLFIIFICLLKFYKPRLQYRENINFFKYSSEFTIIDKNFPNLNLDDKLWLCDFLIGTSYNIKNPLNIFKNWLNIEIETYKIILEYSNLKNITLTGDKILYHELLNHLKPLLYRSLKNITLGNSILREIKHDYSDSFEICKNIFLNFEKNLNLKISEDEIAFVVLLFERAIQRTLINKKIKNIAIVCNFGISTSSFLKMRLKELFKINCIQTYSLQEYQNINSQFDLIITTIDLEERNDKTPIVKVSPILTKADIENLKNFSFDISMINTEEFIYELEKFCDNLEIEKLKIFLKDNYSPFFYEKPLDNKEKFIEPFLINEVDEISSIEEGIKLCTAPLLEHRYIENSYVDSLIKESISNKNNNIYIGNRTIFPHYLNENNVFSTKFSFLKLKKPIFFKEKYCSLIICFCTNKKNIYHNFLFNLFELLETKEDEFLNLSLSELYNYLKAL; this is translated from the coding sequence ATGAGTTTAAATAAAAAACATTTTGAATTACTTCTATCTTTAGAAAAATTAAACACTTTAAATGATCTATCTATATTTTTAAATACTTCTGAAAGAAATATACGTTACCAAATAGAAGAATTAAATTTTGAATTAAAAAATGAATATCAAATTTTAATAAATAAACAAAATATAAGTTGGAATGGTATCCATATACCTCTCGAAATTGTTTTTAATGATATTAACAAAATTTACTATTCATTTTCTACAAATGAAAGAATTGCATTATTTATACTTTTTTCTTTAATTTTTAAAGAAAATATAAATATAGCATTATTTAGTAAAAAATTAGAAGTTTCTAAACCTACTTTAAAAACAGATATTAAATTATTACAGAGTATATTAAAAGAAAATAAAATATATCTACTTCAAAATGAAAATTTAGAATATTATTTTAAATATACAGATATTGATTTTATTTTTTTTATGGTTTCATTTTTAAATAAATATATTATTTTTAAAAATGGAAAGTTTAAACCAAGAAAAAAATCTTTTTTCTATTCCTATTTTTTTGAATATTTAAATCCTAATAAAATATTTAAAATTAATAGTACTTCTTTAATGAATATTAGAGATAATGTTTATACCTCTGATGAAGCTTTTAATTTATTTATTATTTTTATTTGTCTTTTAAAATTTTACAAACCAAGATTACAATATAGAGAAAATATAAATTTTTTTAAATATTCTTCTGAATTTACAATTATAGATAAAAATTTTCCCAATCTAAATTTAGATGATAAATTATGGCTTTGTGATTTTTTAATTGGTACATCTTATAATATAAAAAATCCATTAAATATTTTTAAAAATTGGCTAAATATTGAAATTGAAACTTATAAGATTATTTTAGAGTATTCAAATTTAAAAAATATTACATTAACTGGAGATAAAATTTTATACCACGAATTATTAAACCATTTAAAACCCTTACTTTACAGAAGTTTAAAGAATATTACATTAGGTAATTCTATATTGAGAGAAATTAAACATGATTATAGTGATTCTTTTGAAATCTGTAAAAATATTTTTCTTAATTTTGAAAAAAACTTAAATTTAAAAATCTCTGAAGATGAAATTGCCTTTGTAGTATTATTATTTGAAAGAGCTATTCAAAGAACTTTAATAAATAAAAAAATCAAAAACATTGCTATAGTTTGTAATTTTGGTATTAGTACATCTAGTTTTTTAAAAATGAGATTAAAAGAATTATTTAAAATTAATTGTATTCAAACTTATTCATTACAAGAATACCAGAATATTAATAGTCAGTTTGACTTAATAATTACAACAATTGATCTAGAAGAGAGAAATGACAAAACTCCAATTGTCAAAGTTAGCCCTATATTAACTAAAGCTGACATAGAAAACTTGAAAAATTTTTCATTTGATATTTCTATGATAAATACTGAAGAATTTATTTATGAACTTGAAAAATTTTGTGATAATTTAGAAATCGAAAAATTAAAAATCTTTCTCAAAGATAACTACTCTCCTTTTTTTTATGAAAAGCCCTTAGATAATAAAGAAAAATTTATTGAACCATTTTTGATCAATGAAGTTGATGAAATTAGTTCAATAGAAGAAGGAATAAAACTTTGTACTGCTCCTCTTCTTGAACATAGATATATTGAAAATTCATATGTAGATTCATTAATAAAAGAAAGTATTTCAAATAAAAATAATAATATCTATATTGGAAATAGGACTATCTTTCCACATTATTTAAATGAAAATAATGTGTTTAGTACCAAATTTAGTTTTTTAAAATTAAAAAAACCTATTTTTTTTAAAGAGAAATATTGTAGTTTAATTATTTGTTTTTGTACAAATAAAAAAAATATTTATCATAACTTTTTATTTAATTTATTTGAACTTTTAGAAACAAAAGAAGATGAATTTCTTAATTTATCTTTATCTGAACTCTACAATTATCTAAAAGCTTTATAA